In Thermorudis peleae, a genomic segment contains:
- a CDS encoding M20 family metallopeptidase, whose protein sequence is MVSDTQHAVFAQIREEEITQILTDLVRIPTVNPPGDVREAVRYCADILHHAGFSLHIVAHDEAKPNLVARYRWGKGPTLLFNAHLDVVPIGEEASWTHPPFGADYVDGRIYGRGANDDKASVAAQLVAALALVRSQVPLAGELVVTTVADEEIGGQDGTAFLIEQATLQPDFVIVGEPTDNRVCIGERGGTGIIITTYGRTAHGALPWEGVNAIEGMAFVIMALRERLWPVLAQRRAPYFTAPSSATISIIHGGVKTNVVPDQCSITIDRRLIPGETPQEAIAEVRAIAEEAVAAMPGIRVSVAPAYEWLGREATLQPLDSPLVQTMLEVNRQLGLESTPTGFNMATDGRFFAARGFPTIIYGPGDPATAHKPDEWVALADVVMAAKAYALATLRLLHPCEG, encoded by the coding sequence ATGGTCTCAGACACACAGCACGCCGTTTTTGCGCAGATTCGTGAGGAAGAGATCACACAAATCCTTACCGACCTTGTTCGTATCCCAACAGTTAACCCGCCTGGCGATGTCCGCGAAGCAGTACGCTATTGCGCTGACATCCTGCACCATGCTGGATTTTCGCTTCATATCGTTGCCCATGATGAAGCAAAGCCGAACCTGGTGGCGCGCTACCGTTGGGGTAAGGGCCCAACGCTCCTGTTCAACGCCCACCTCGATGTCGTGCCAATCGGCGAGGAAGCAAGCTGGACACATCCGCCGTTTGGTGCAGACTACGTCGATGGGCGAATTTATGGCCGCGGCGCCAACGACGACAAAGCGAGCGTGGCTGCACAATTAGTTGCAGCCCTTGCACTCGTGCGGAGCCAGGTTCCACTAGCGGGAGAACTGGTGGTAACCACCGTTGCTGATGAAGAGATCGGCGGGCAGGACGGTACAGCGTTTCTCATTGAGCAAGCTACCCTTCAGCCAGATTTCGTCATTGTCGGGGAGCCAACAGACAACCGCGTCTGTATCGGTGAACGCGGTGGCACGGGGATTATTATCACAACCTATGGCCGTACCGCCCATGGTGCGCTCCCCTGGGAAGGTGTGAATGCAATCGAGGGCATGGCATTTGTGATCATGGCGCTTCGCGAACGTCTCTGGCCAGTTCTCGCTCAGCGCCGTGCGCCGTACTTCACTGCTCCCTCATCAGCCACGATTAGCATCATCCATGGCGGTGTCAAGACGAATGTTGTGCCTGATCAGTGCAGCATTACAATTGATCGACGCCTGATCCCTGGGGAAACGCCACAAGAAGCCATCGCCGAAGTGCGTGCAATTGCAGAAGAAGCTGTTGCGGCAATGCCTGGCATTCGTGTCTCGGTTGCTCCAGCCTACGAGTGGCTTGGGAGAGAAGCGACATTGCAACCGCTTGATAGCCCGCTTGTCCAAACGATGCTGGAGGTCAACCGTCAGCTTGGATTGGAGAGTACACCAACCGGATTCAATATGGCGACTGATGGGCGGTTCTTCGCTGCACGTGGTTTTCCGACAATTATTTATGGTCCAGGAGATCCTGCAACAGCGCACAAGCCAGATGAATGGGTAGCGCTCGCTGACGTGGTCATGGCTGCCAAGGCTTATGCGCTCGCTACGCTCCGCCTCCTTCATCCTTGTGAAGGATGA
- a CDS encoding DUF2905 domain-containing protein: MTGLDQLAKVLLITGLCFVVVALVLLTLGRIPFLGRLPGDIVYRRGNFTFYMPLATMLLLSLIFTLVLNLIFRR; this comes from the coding sequence ATGACCGGGCTTGATCAACTTGCCAAAGTGCTCCTCATTACTGGGCTCTGCTTTGTCGTTGTCGCGCTTGTTCTTTTGACACTCGGTCGCATTCCCTTCCTTGGACGCTTACCAGGCGATATTGTCTACCGACGCGGGAACTTCACATTCTACATGCCGTTAGCCACGATGCTTCTGCTGAGTCTCATTTTCACGCTCGTGCTCAATCTGATCTTTCGCCGATAG
- a CDS encoding HAD-IIA family hydrolase, with product MAQSTEQEQQLIHAVVQTVRGFAFDMDGVLYRGNLPMPFAKEVLGYLEQHKFPYVLVTNNSTRTPQQYAEKLAGMGIRVPPARILTSSLVTRAWLEQTYPRGTTIFVVGMDALAEALFHDGYFMPATTDAAVVVSGADFALTYEKLKIATLAIRRGAAYVATNPDRTFPSEEGLIPGAGAIIAAIQAATDVQPIVIGKPEPAMLLQAARMIGCSPDAMLMVGDRLDTDVLAGKRCGMRTALVLTGVTTAEEVAASQLIPDLILPDLGFLLRALQADQDG from the coding sequence ATGGCGCAGAGCACCGAGCAGGAGCAGCAGCTAATACACGCGGTAGTGCAAACAGTCCGGGGTTTTGCTTTCGATATGGATGGCGTGCTCTACCGCGGAAATCTCCCGATGCCATTTGCCAAAGAGGTGTTGGGATATTTGGAGCAGCATAAGTTTCCGTATGTTTTGGTTACGAACAATTCAACGAGAACACCGCAGCAATATGCCGAAAAGCTTGCTGGTATGGGGATTCGCGTTCCTCCTGCGCGGATCTTGACGTCAAGCCTTGTGACACGTGCCTGGTTGGAGCAAACCTATCCGCGTGGTACGACCATCTTTGTTGTTGGCATGGACGCACTTGCCGAAGCGCTGTTTCACGACGGTTACTTTATGCCAGCGACGACTGACGCCGCGGTGGTTGTGAGTGGAGCAGATTTTGCACTAACATACGAGAAGTTAAAAATTGCGACGCTCGCAATTCGGCGTGGGGCAGCCTATGTTGCAACGAACCCCGACCGCACATTCCCGTCTGAAGAAGGCTTAATCCCAGGAGCCGGAGCGATCATCGCTGCAATTCAGGCAGCGACCGATGTGCAACCAATTGTTATTGGCAAGCCCGAGCCAGCTATGCTGCTGCAAGCTGCCCGAATGATTGGCTGCTCGCCTGACGCGATGCTGATGGTTGGTGACCGACTCGACACTGACGTGCTTGCTGGCAAGCGTTGCGGTATGCGAACAGCTCTTGTCCTGACCGGTGTAACGACTGCCGAAGAAGTTGCCGCAAGCCAACTCATTCCCGATCTCATCTTACCAGACCTAGGTTTTCTTTTGCGTGCGTTGCAGGCGGATCAGGACGGATAA